The Nerophis ophidion isolate RoL-2023_Sa linkage group LG24, RoL_Noph_v1.0, whole genome shotgun sequence genome includes a region encoding these proteins:
- the ptp4a2a gene encoding protein tyrosine phosphatase type IVA 2a: MNRPAAVEISYDCLRFLITHNPTDAQLGRFIEELKAYGANTLVRVCAATYDKAPVEQEGIQVLDMPFDDGSAPPEQLVDDWLSLLQAKFRDEPGGCVAVHCVAGLGRAPVLVALALIECGMEYEDAVHFIRLKRRGAFNSKQLLFLENYKPRLCLRSKDANGQSCTLQ, encoded by the exons ATGAATCGACCGGCTGCTGTGGAAATTTCCTACGACTGTTTAAGGTTCCTAATCACCCACAACCCCACCGATGCACAACTTGGAAGGTTCATCGAG GAGCTGAAGGCATATGGAGCCAACACTCTTGTGAGAGTATGCGCTGCTACGTATGACAAGGCACCAGTGGAACAAGAGGGCATTCAAGTCCTG GATATGCCATTTGATGATGGCTCCGCCCCCCCAGAGCAGCTGGTGGATGATTGGCTGAGCTTGTTGCAGGCCAAGTTTCGAGATGAGCCTGGCGGCTGTGTGGCCGTGCATTGTGTTGCAGGTCTGGGAAG AGCTCCTGTGCTCGTTGCCCTGGCGCTAATTGAGTGTGGGATGGAGTACGAAGATGCTGTTCACTTCATAAGACT GAAGCGTCGTGGAGCTTTTAACTCAAAGCAGCTGCTTTTCCTGGAAAACTACAAACCCAGACTGTGCTTGCGCTCCAAAGATGCAAACGGTCAGAGCTGCACTCTCCAGTAG